The Acropora muricata isolate sample 2 chromosome 7, ASM3666990v1, whole genome shotgun sequence genomic interval TCTAGTTTCAAACGGAGAGCATGTTGAGGGATTCACTGCCTGACTTTCCACGCTGGAGTTCATTTTTCTCTCCCTTTCTTGCCTTTCCGAGTACCATTCGCTAAACGTTTAACAGCGCTTTTTCGTCGGCTTTAGTTAGAAAGCAATTGATTGGTTGTACATGCTTTTATTTATTCCGCTTCTCTTAATAGGTTGGTATGAACATATGGTTCTTTAGCAGCTGCTCTATACCGGAAACTAGCTTTCTACTGAATCTCATCTATCAATCGCTGAGATTTGCACTCGTTTTGATTTCTAGCTGTCGATATTACTACTTTTGGTTTCTTATTCGTCTTAATATAAAGTCAATGAATTCGAACTCAGTAAGCCAATGCATTGCTCGGATAGAACTTCATTGTCAATAGAACCCTGAACAATAATCGGATGAATAAATGCCCAGAAAAATTGATGAAGTATATTTTTGTTTACTAAATACTTAATGacgaaaaacaaattaaaacggTCTTTTATTGCCACTTTTATCTGAATTCcaattaaaatgtatttttaaagtGGGTTGAATAAATCGGAAACCTGAAAAACTTTAATTAACAACTTTGagttaaatattttattttgtttcccaAGGCAAATACATTGATCAGCGATGTGATGAACTGTCTGTGttaaatcaaatgttggttgaGAATCGCTTCTGAAGTTAAGTTCGTAGCTATGAGGTATGACTGCCATGTTACCAcggaaaagcaaacaaacgctTTCTAGGCGGTCTGTGTATCATTTTGGGATCCGTTTTCATATGGATCAGAATAAATAAAATGCAAAGCGCTTTATCGTTCACCAGAATTCGAGATCTTTTCCAACAATCTGAGTTTCTAGCCAAACAAAGCGTTGGAAGTAGGAAATTATGCAGACTTTGTGGGCCTACTGTCCTTACAGACTCTCAAACTGCCTGTGAGAAAACGATtttgaaatagaactttgcgcGGATTAAAGGGTTTTTGTCGGTATTATTCCATATTGGTCTTGTTGTTTGAAATGTGCGAAGCGtcttttcatttgatttgcacgaaTGGTTTACATAAAAGATTCATTGCTCCTGGCCCTTGTTGTCGTCAGAGCTTCCACTTGGAAAATTTCACATCTTCGTTTGGTAGAAAAAGTCAAAGAAATACTTTCAAGTCAACACATAATGCACTTGGAGAACGATTTTTTCAGGCGCCtgattcaaccaatcaaagccTTCATCCAAGGCGTTGCAGGTGTCGTTACTTCGTCGTTTCCTGAACGGTTCATGAACGTAGCATCACTGCAAGCCTTGATTTTAATTTATAACTTTCTCAACGGGTTTATCCTCCTAAAAATGTATGAATAGGTCGTGTCCAACGCCACTGAATTCACGAAGAAGTGTGCAAACTACATTAGCAAATTACTTCCTATTTGGATTCTGTTGGCTGAATAATTCAGTTGATCACAAATTCATGATCAGTTATTCATGTCTTATTCGTTGAACAGCGTACTCTCCTTCTACCATCGAGCATGCTATTTTAGATGGGGCTAGCTTCGTTCTATTTCTAGAGGTAATATAAAAATCCAAGAAAAGTGTATTATAGAAGTCTCTGAATTTGAGCAGCAGAACTTCCTGGTTTAATCAGGATGAGTTAATGTCCTATTCTCGTTTTTCCTTTCATAGACGTTATCTGTTCAACTAAGAAGAGATAACATGCCTGTTTTTTTAGGCCCAACTATAAGAATAGATCACGCCTTTTATAACAACATGTGGTGAGGAAAAGATTTATATCTACGACAGATGTCAAACTACCTATCACATGAAAACCCTTGCTTTCAATATGCAAATTGCTCGTTTAGTACTTGTGGCGATCAAAAACAACGCTGACAGACTGAAAGGAGTTTCTTGGCTTCGAACTCTACCTGGAAAACCAAAATTCGCTCGACAATTTCATCAGAAGTCTTGAAGGTGCTCTAACATTTATCAACCACAAGACCTAGAAAGAACCAAGAATTATAAGGATGGAAACAGACCGCTCGCAACTAACAAAACGACATTCATTTCCTTACACGAAAATATACACTTGGAATATGTTAAATTCCGGATCGCAGATTCAAGTGGATATTCCCATCGATCAGATGAAGTCTGCCCCTGTTATAAGCTCGGATGGAAGCAGCGCCGAAAGAGAGGCTCGCTTAGAAGATGCCATCTTGTGGATAAGAAAAGAATTGGTTTGTACGACTTTGTATAAATACAGTTACCAAGTACAATTTTCGAAATATATCTTCCAAAAAGAGATAGATTCAATTTTGGAAAAGTTTAAAATTCGAATGAATAACTTTTCACCCAGGAAAACATTTCAGCATctcgttttcaaaaattttgcttttcatGCGGAACAAACCTTACGTATTTTAAGCAACTCATTGTTACTGTCaatcgtttgttttgtttacaaGCGGTCTTGATAGTTATTACCATCTACGATCCATGTCGACGAAAGAGCGGATGTAATTGCGTTTCGTTTTCTTCGTAGCAAGCAAAAATCCTCCAAAATAGGAAGATTTCGAAATGTTGATGACACAATTTGGTTTTCTGGGAAGTGTTTGCATTTCGCAAAAAGGAATGCATGCAATTAAAGCAAAGTCAACAGAGCAAGACAATTTATctgatgaagaaaataatcaaaacaaGTTGTAATCACAGTGAAGTTGCGGTCAGAGGATCATTGTTGAATTGTATTATCAAACGCATCGTGACATCGTCCTAGAgaaattgaaatgtttgcaAGAGTCGCCGAATTTCCTTATCACCGCTATATTTGGCGATAATAGAAAAAGATGGTTCTTTAATCTGACTAGCAACCGAAGTATTCAAATCTGATGTTATGGCCCGAGTCTGTCAAGTAAAATGACTGTTTCTTTGTAACCTTTTTAGCATCTAACTTGACGAGACAGAAATAATTACGGCGCATGGCCTTTGTTACAGTGGCACGTGCCAATATATCGGCACTGAAATTTCACAGCGTCATCATTCGAAAGCTAAATAATCAACAAACATTCAATCAACCGTAAAGGTAAATATTCTCCTTCTCCGATACTGGCGAAGCGTGGTTGGAATATAAACCGCACGCGCTGCATTACAAGTAccaaaatttggtgtcaaacaagttgatgaggaaAAAATTATCACCGTAACAGGATAACTGGCGTTTAATCGTGGTTTAGTGAATACGAAGGGGTAGCGGTCTAACGAAGGACCACCCCGCTCTAACGATGGGATAACGCAAGAAACGTCAGTTTCGTTATCGTTTTAGGGTGGTAATCGATTTTGCCCAAATGAACTACTTCGGtatcaaattttcgtgtttcacttgtTCACCAACACAGCACCGGTccacagcttctttagaaaAAATACCTGACGAAACGATTAAGATTTCGtgaacttttttctttcaggcATCAGCTAATAAGCGGATGTCAGTCGTAAGATTTTAAACGAGTTTAAAGTACGATTAGCTCAATTTTAGAGCCCGATCTTACACGAAAACCGTGGTGCTGTGACAACAGTTTACAATGAATTTTTTTACAATAGCATAaagaatcctcgcgcgctcattggctaatttttattgtcaataagcggacagacacatgaaattgataatttatgcgatattgatgcaacgagcgagagcagaaaatttgaaaagtcgatctgtcactttttaaccaatagaaagcgtccgttttttccattagccaataagagagcgaggagaattatgaatttggtcgcgtcagattgaataaactttggaGTTTCTCGGGCATTTTTATCtggcgttttgacttaattttgtcttAATTTTTACCtctctgttattgtaaaaaacaaattgacgtcagtttttcatgcgtctgtcctgttattgacaatgaatttcgtcataacattgtcaaagtagtctgcggatccactcggctatcgcctcgtggatccacagctactttgacaatgttatgacgaaattcatgatcaataacaggacagacgcatgaaaaactgacgtcaatttgttaattcgaTCCATTTGAAGTTTTGGCGTGGTGACCCAGTAATTTGTCTGATTTTGCTGATTATCAACGTGTACAAACTTATCGTTGGTACAAAGTTCGTTTAACTTCTGAAGTCATTTCGTAGGCAGCAAGACGCCCTCAGAAAGTGAATGAACTCACACTCCAATTGAAAATCACACTCTTAAACGGTTTTATTTCTACAGTCAGATATGCGGCATCAAGACAAGTTCCTGACACGACAGTTTATCCAGCTCCGGGCAACGATACAGGGCATGAAAGATGACGGATTGGAATCCACAGAACCGCTCAAGGAACCTTCCTTTCGTCATTCAGTACCAGGCCCCAATCTTCGACCTTCATTCGGAAGAAGTTTTTCTTACATGTAACTCTCCGTAAAATATGACTTCTTCATGTCCAGTTCCCTTTCTAGACAATTGTGACGATCAATTCATAAATTCGGATTACATACTTCGCTCCGAGAAAGGGCGAGCTCTTTGTTCGCTTTTTGGCGTGCTAATTTGACTCCTTTTTATTCTTTTGGAACCAACATTTCGAGCTTCGCTTCCACACCGACACAGCAATACACTCACTGTTCCCTTAGAAACAAAACGCATCATTCATGTTCTGAGATGCAGATCAACATTCGTTATAACACTTCACGAGGTTTCTGTCTCATCACGTGAAACAAGTACTCACTTTCCTCCAAAAGAATTGGCAGGGAAATAGAACATCTACCTGTAATTTTTAAGCCAAGACAAATAACCCTCCTTACCCATAAGTGAATCAAATGTACCAAATTCAGCTATCTCCCCCTCCCTCATTACTAATATCGTGTCGCAGCTTTTGATTGTGTCCAACCGATGAGCAATAGTTATCACTGTACAGTTGTTTAATTTCTCGTGCACAGTCTTCCAGATGGTTTGCTCGGTTATTGGATCAACATGGGCTGTTGGCTCATCCAAAATAACAATTCTGTTGTGCTGTAATAAAGTACGCGCTAAGCAAACAAGTTGTCTCTCTCCAAGACTTAAGTTAGCCCCTCGTTCTTGCAACTCATATTCCAGTTGACCGTTAAGGCTTTCTACGAACGATTTGAGCTGCACGTCTTCGAGAGCGGCCCACAAGGTAACATCTTCATGCTGGTTCATGGGATCAAGATTTCGTCTTAGTGATCCACAGAACAGAACTGGAACTTGACTAAGGACAGAAATGCATCGTCTGGATTCTTTGAGATTGATGTCAGTAATTTTGATTCCATCGATAATGACATCACCTTGGGCATCAGGCATGCGCAGGAAAGCTGCCACTAAAGATGACTTGCCAGCCCCCGTTCTCCCAACAACTCCAACCCTACTATTTCCATGGATACTGAAATTTAGGTCTCTAAGCACTTGAGGTCCGTGCTCATAATATGACAAAGTGACGTTACGGAAAGTCACCTGTCCATCACATGGCCAATACGTGAGGGGTAGCGTCTTTGTTTTGTATCCTGGTTCGGATTCTAGTTTTGTGTATGTGATTACCCGCTCCACTGATGTCATTATGTTTTCCACTTCTGAAAACTGTCGAATTGCATATTGGACAACGTCCAAAGTCTCCATAACGTAAGATAGAGAAAGTCCAGCAATCGCTGAAAGGAAACAAAGGCACCAAAAAAGCATTATTCGAAAGATGATCCTTGCTTGTAATAGACATCGACACTAGGATAATTATTCACATCCTTCCCTTTAGTGCAGTAGAAAAGACCACACAAGATTTAGTAAAGGAACGACGAAAAAACAAAGCTCATTGAAAATACACTGGATCAGTGAATCTTCACCTCTACCATTTGCAATACCTTGCTGTTGTATTACAACATGTCCCTCCTGAGTTAAAATCATTTCCAATTTTACGTTTCCCAGTAACACAGATTGGGCTAGTTTTTTAGTTGCTCGAAATTTGCAGTTGATGGACGCAATAAAGTTGACTTACTTGATGCATTAAGCTAAAGAccggaaaaaaacaacagaagttCAAGGATAGTACATTATACTGGTATTGCATCAAAACTTAAAATCTTTGGATGGGAGGGCGGGAAAGTCGGCAATGGcggacgcaacaaaaacaactctTCGCCCGATAGGTCCCATGACTTAGACCCAGGCGCCAGCGGtgcatgagaaaaacattttttatttatttcgtttCACTCCGCCAATGAAAAATTACTCTTTTGGCTGTGCGAATGGGAATATTGTAGAGCTGCCCGCTTTCAATAGCGAGAGGTAACAAGACTCTGGATCACTTCAAAAGCACACTATTATCAATTCATAGTACTATGATTTCAATTTCCACTCTATTTACAACAACTCTGGCCACAAAAGAAGCTTCTAACCACACTTGATGGCACCATTGTTTTGTCCAACACATGGACTTTAGATTTTCGCTAAAATAGTACTTGATAAATTCTAGAGAAAAAGacttaaaataaatacaaaaaaacgTGCTAGACATGATTAATTCAAGATGGGCTACCATACAGGTGGCACGTACAATCCAACGTGCACGAAGAAGTATATATTAAGACTTGGACAATACTAAAAAACACAAAGCACAATGAAATCAACTATTCAGCCATAGTTGCTGGTTGAacaagacaattttgaaattaggATTTCTTTCAAATAATAAACCTTACTTAATTATTTCCCTATTGAAATTACTTGCCTGGGTCCATTGAAAACGCCACTGATGCGAGGGCTACACACGTTAGAAAAGGAACACACAGAAAGTCAACACGAAGACCAAACCAGCGAGTGCttccaaaaaccatgtaaaTTGCTTGATTATGCAAGTCTTGATGCCTAAGATCAAGAACGTATTTCATTTGTAAGCAGAATCCTGTTTCAAATTTGTGAGAGAGTTTAGGGATTTCACTGAAACGTTGCAAGACCAAGTGTCTATTTTCCAAAACCTTTGGGCTGAATTTGGGCTGAGGCTACCAAAACCCATAACAGTCgggttcttttttcttctttccgtTTAAGAAAATTTCTGAAAGGAATAATAAAATCAAATACCTGTAGAACTCTTCCATGAATTTTTTCTGCATCCTTCTCGTACGGATGGTCTCCAAACCTGCCATGGTCTCTGTAAAATGTGAATAGACAGGACTCCGACAAATTGACTCTAACCTCTTCAGCTCTCGAGAGGTCTTCAGATAGTATCTTCCAAGAAGTAAAAATGCTACTACAGTCGGAAAGAAGACGAGGAACAACCATGGATTTGATATTGCTGGTATCAAGACAGCTAAGATAACGAAGAGGATGTCTTGAATACACAAGATAAATTTCTGGGGTAGCTGTTCGTCCATGCTTGCAACGTCCCTTGAAAAACGGTTTAAGATTCGACCGGCTGGATTTGTGTCGAAGAAAGACAGTTGGGCGTGCAATGTGGCTTGTACCATCCTGTCGTGCAACCGTTGTGAAGACTTAAGTGACacgatgaaaaacaaaaacacacggATGGTTGTAAAGACGAGCGCTGCTGCAGTAACACCAGCGTAAATAACTATGTTATCCACCCGCTGTTGCTGTTCCAAAGTCTTCCTTGACAAAATAGACAGCCATATATCCGGGAATATTATAGCAGCTGGAAGCAAAAGCAACATTGAATTAATATGATGAATTTATTGTGTGGTAATTTCACGAAACTTTAGGGAATATGTAGCAGATAAGTACAAtgcagtcgaacctcgattatgcggacctcgattatccggacttttcgagtatccggactttttctctggtcccgtttttttcatgaatattaataagctttgatctcaaaagctttcagaagtaaaaaatgtttaaaatcaagaaaagtgtgttcaaaacagcgcatttaccgcttcgctttcaaaagatttagcgctcggcgaaaAAGAGaattctgattttgtaattaaaaatgtgctatctttatttcttttgtttacattgttgtctcattaatattcatattttcgattatccggactctcgattatccgaacCTTTTACTGAGctaggtcccgacgagtccggataatcgaggttcgactgtacaggCGATCATTTTGAGACCaatatatttttcaaacaacgtcCCACATCCCAGACTAAACAGGAGGAAAACACATTCATGCAAAATGTAAGTGACTTACGCTCggtgaaaacaaacaaagcaaccAGTGTAAAAATAAGAACTGGATGTACTCCGCTTGTAAAATAATCCCAGTAAAGTTGAAAAGACACATTGCCTCTCGCCCGATCCTCGTCAAGAATTTCCAGTCCCTTTGGTTTGTAAGAAGATGTTTTGCTAGTTAATAAATCTGGCTCAGCTCGATATTCATTGACGGAAGTATTACAGATAATACTTGAGGCAAATTTTGCTTCTCCTTGTTGTGGTCTTTTAGTTTCCAAAACACGACCTTTTTCCAGGACGATAATTTCATCAGCTCCTTGTAAATATCTACGATGGTGAGACACTAACACTCGAATCTTGTCACCCAACAGACCACAGATGCATTTTCTAAATATCTCGTCACCAACTTTTCGGTCCACAGCGCTGAGTGGATCATCAAGGAGGTAGACATCAGCACACGAATACACAGCTCTAGCAAGACTGACACGAGCCTTCTGTCCACCACTGAGAACAACGCCTCTCTGTCCTACAAGAGTGTCGTCTTTGTTCGGAAATAACTCAAAATCTTCCTTCAGAGCACACGCTTCTACGACAGTTGAATACCAGTGAGGATCATAAGACTCACTGAATAAAATATTTTCCCTAATGGTTCCAGAAAACACCCAGGGTACTTGGGGAACATAGGCAAGAGTTCCTGGGAACGTTACAGTTCCACGAGACAACTTGACTTCCCCCGCAATCGCAGAGAGCAGTGTGGTCTTTCCACTCCCGACCCTACCACAAAGAATTGTGAGGCTTCGTGGCGGTGTCACGAAACTAACATCGCAGAGAACACGTTGGTTGTCTCTATCACTTATTTCATATGTTAAACTTGAAACGAACAACGCATTGTCTACGACTTTTAAAGGGGTAAACTGTTTCTTTTCATTACTTGATGAGCTGAGCTTTGCAGATTGTTTTTCCTGTTGCCACGATGAAAGGTTCGTTTGCCCTTCAATGGTTCGTGTGAAATCATTTTGAGATAAGACCTTAGAAGCGATAAAATTGTCTTGCAACAAGGGTAAGTCATGTAAAAGTAAGAACTCCTCTATTCTTCTGAGTGACACAGATGCTTCAAATACAATAAGGAGCCCTTGCTTTAAGTAAACCGAAAACGTAGTTCTCAAAAGGTTCATAAAAGAAAGCAACATAAAGGCGTTTGCTGGAGTCAACTCCCAATTACCCAACACTAGTGACAGGCCGGATATAAGGACTGCTAGCGAAGATGAAGAACACACCATCCCTTCAATAGCTGACACGACCAAATACTTCTTCCGGGTTTTCTTGAGTTCCTGTCTGttgttcaaaagaaaaacaaaaggccTTATTACCAGTATTTTTAAATACTCAGCTTCGGTTCATAATGACCTCTTGACGAGCACTTCCCTTCCCAGACTGCAAAAGAGATCTTAGAGAATAAGAGGCGACATTACTAGGGAAGAACTTTGATTATTCAATATTGAGAATGTGGTGTTGCCAATGATAGTGATAACAAtggcgatgatgatgataatggcAGTAATGGCGATggagatgatgataataatgatg includes:
- the LOC136923223 gene encoding uncharacterized protein, encoding METDRSQLTKRHSFPYTKIYTWNMLNSGSQIQVDIPIDQMKSAPVISSDGSSAEREARLEDAILWIRKELSDMRHQDKFLTRQFIQLRATIQGMKDDGLESTEPLKEPSFRHSVPGPNLRPSFGRSFSYM
- the LOC136923224 gene encoding ATP-binding cassette sub-family C member 4-like, whose translation is MSETFKTGTSRQLEQSDLLPIEKQNRTKVLSEKFQQLWNDEQNACVKSGKQPRLWRCVVKMLRKEEILIIAIFSMVHKIGSTLRCLLLGFILYDLISNTGDKAMTYTCAVLLGVVSMGERFASHSQRWMSEVFGARICCALKGIVYSKITRVGLRALQEFEEGHVIDLLSNDITLMEMAPEWIFDMISLLYLVPVVLYLFVNLFRWEALLGLVFLVGLFPYFLCGSHLVGILRRQAAGLSDQRISRINELVSGIRTVKTQALEQDFARRINKIRKQELKKTRKKYLVVSAIEGMVCSSSSLAVLISGLSLVLGNWELTPANAFMLLSFMNLLRTTFSVYLKQGLLIVFEASVSLRRIEEFLLLHDLPLLQDNFIASKVLSQNDFTRTIEGQTNLSSWQQEKQSAKLSSSSNEKKQFTPLKVVDNALFVSSLTYEISDRDNQRVLCDVSFVTPPRSLTILCGRVGSGKTTLLSAIAGEVKLSRGTVTFPGTLAYVPQVPWVFSGTIRENILFSESYDPHWYSTVVEACALKEDFELFPNKDDTLVGQRGVVLSGGQKARVSLARAVYSCADVYLLDDPLSAVDRKVGDEIFRKCICGLLGDKIRVLVSHHRRYLQGADEIIVLEKGRVLETKRPQQGEAKFASSIICNTSVNEYRAEPDLLTSKTSSYKPKGLEILDEDRARGNVSFQLYWDYFTSGVHPVLIFTLVALFVFTEPAIIFPDIWLSILSRKTLEQQQRVDNIVIYAGVTAAALVFTTIRVFLFFIVSLKSSQRLHDRMVQATLHAQLSFFDTNPAGRILNRFSRDVASMDEQLPQKFILCIQDILFVILAVLIPAISNPWLFLVFFPTVVAFLLLGRYYLKTSRELKRLESICRSPVYSHFTETMAGLETIRTRRMQKKFMEEFYRHQDLHNQAIYMVFGSTRWFGLRVDFLCVPFLTCVALASVAFSMDPAIAGLSLSYVMETLDVVQYAIRQFSEVENIMTSVERVITYTKLESEPGYKTKTLPLTYWPCDGQVTFRNVTLSYYEHGPQVLRDLNFSIHGNSRVGVVGRTGAGKSSLVAAFLRMPDAQGDVIIDGIKITDINLKESRRCISVLSQVPVLFCGSLRRNLDPMNQHEDVTLWAALEDVQLKSFVESLNGQLEYELQERGANLSLGERQLVCLARTLLQHNRIVILDEPTAHVDPITEQTIWKTVHEKLNNCTVITIAHRLDTIKSCDTILVMREGEIAEFGTFDSLMGKEGYLSWLKNYR